Genomic window (Pleomorphomonas sp. T1.2MG-36):
GAGCCCCGCATCGGCTGCCTTCTGGAAGAGTTCGGCTGCCTTGGCGCCATCGGCAGGCACCACGGTACCGTCGCGATAGAGCTCGCCGAGGCGGACATAGGCTCCGGGGTTTCCGGCGTCTGCGGACCGCTGCAGGAGATCGATGGCCTTGGTTCCATCGACGGGAACCGGTCCGCCACGGCTGTAAAGGTCGCCAAGCTGGTAAAGAGCGCC
Coding sequences:
- a CDS encoding tetratricopeptide repeat protein, coding for GALYQLGDLYSRGGPVPVDGTKAIDLLQRSADAGNPGAYVRLGELYRDGTVVPADGAKAAELFQKAADAGL